In one Tachysurus fulvidraco isolate hzauxx_2018 chromosome 16, HZAU_PFXX_2.0, whole genome shotgun sequence genomic region, the following are encoded:
- the scara3 gene encoding scavenger receptor class A member 3 isoform X2, which produces MGGTGVFRKVDSLYEDKNIPKAQGSTADLMNCTECYSTVNFRDEITRLKKEFEDLQKMIVGQEQLLDQSTQSQNTITQSNNKMIRDFQAYGITIKRINQSLEQYLNQVNGWQAVINETDQGMKTLVQDQYDLKATVQQVNSTVALSALWIDALKRKAEEEALVLQKITKDWQNYSRALTALKTNSSNNVQTMRNIQSGISATHQRISMSSDMVHELTLQVMNLQIQLDNVSSYIDEHEENMHDHQYHAKYYENRTGERFMTLDTRMSSIELEIDTIASSINATVSHVQSMYKYINMESSSCQSKLGSHTEDLQNLNNTVLLLLNLADSLRSRYMMLNVRLDMDMRNISMLMEEMKLVDISHAQLIQNFTILKGAPGPPGPKGDRGETGTTGPTGSIGIKGDKGRVGFPGVPGPKGFVGPKGDQGETGPSGIKGSQGLKGAKGSLGQPGPRGEQGQKGDMGFSGKDGLQGQKGPPGIQGQAGLPGLHGIPGPTGKPGPVGPPGPPGLPGPPGPPGNSTMG; this is translated from the exons TTTTTAGGAAGGTGGACAGCTTATATgaagataaaaatatacccaAGGCCCAGGGAAGTACAGCAG ATCTCATGAACTGCACTGAATGCTACAGCACAGTTAACTTCCGAGACGAGATCACCAGGCTCAAAAAGGAGTTTGAAGACCTCCAAAAGATGATTGTGGGTCAAGAGCAGTTATTGGACCAGTCTACGCAATCCCAAAACACTATAACACAATCCAATAACAAGATGATAAGAGATTTCCAGGCTTATGGGATTACTATTAAAAGAATTAACCAATCTCTTGAGCAGTACCTCAATCAGGTAAATGGATGGCAGGCTGTTATCAATGAGACTGATCAGGGCATGAAGACCTTGGTCCAAGACCAATATGATTTGAAGGCTACTGTGCAACAGGTCAACAGTACTGTCGCACTTAGTGCATTGTGGATAGATGCTCTTAAGCGGAAAGCAGAAGAAGAGGCTTTGGTGCTACAGAAAATTACCAAAGACTGGCAGAACTACAGCAGAGCACTTACTGCACTCAAGACCAATTCCAGCAACAATGTCCAAACAATGCGAAACATTCAGAGTGGCATCTCTGCCACACATCAGAGAATCAGTATGAGCTCAGATATGGTACATGAGCTCACGTTACAGGTCATGAACCTCCAGATACAGCTGGACAATGTGTCTTCTTACATTGATgagcatgaggagaacatgcatgACCACCAGTATCACGCCAAATACTATGAAAATAGGACTGGGGAAAGGTTTATGACACTGGACACAAGAATGAGTTCCATTGAACTGGAGATTGATACCATTGCCTCTAGCATCAATGCAACAGTCAGTCATGTTCAGAGCATGTACAAATACATCAACATGGAGAGCTCATCTTGCCAGTCAAAGCTGGGCAGCCACACAGAAGACTTGCAGAATTTAAACAATACTGTCTTGCTTCTGTTAAACCTGGCTGATTCCTTGAGATCACGATATATGATGCTTAATGTACGTCTTGATATGGACATGAGGAACATCTCTATGCTTATGGAGGAGATGAAGTTGGTGGACATCAGCCATGCTCAGCTAATCCAAAACTTCACTATTCTGAAAG GCGCTCCTGGTCCACCAGGTCCAAAAGGGGACAGGGGTGAAACTGGGACAACAGGTCCTACAGGATCAATAGGGATCAAAGGAGACAAAGGCCGTGTTGGTTTTCCTGGTGTGCCAGGGCCAAAGGGTTTTGTGGGGCCTAAAGGAGATCAAGGGGAAACTGGTCCTTCTGGAATTAAAGGAAGCCAAGGGCTTAAAGGAGCAAAAGGGTCTTTAGGACAACCAGGACCTCGAGGTGAACAGGGGCAGAAGGGTGACATGGGATTTTCTGGCAAAGATGGATTGCAAGGGCAGAAAGGACCACCAGGAATCCAGGGTCAAGCAGGACTGCCTGGTTTACATGGGATCCCTGGGCCTACTGGAAAACCTGGTCCTGTTGGCCCACCTGGTCCTCCTGGTCTACCTGGTCCTCCTGGTCCACCAGGGAACTCCACAATGGGATGA